The following coding sequences lie in one Populus nigra chromosome 15, ddPopNigr1.1, whole genome shotgun sequence genomic window:
- the LOC133674691 gene encoding beta-galactosidase 7-like, with the protein MDIYLRTNEPQIYVEFVIEIPINRIEESEMKLSGSQIEILLIASLALLCSSSAITVDYDSNAVIINGERKIIFAGAIHYPRSTPEMWPELFQKAKEGGIDAIETYIFWDRHEPVRRQYYFSGNQDIVKFFKLAQEAGLHVILRIGPYVCAEWSYGGFPMWLHNIPGIELRTDNEIYKNEMQIFTTKIVDVCKEAKLFAPQGGPIILAQIENEYGNVMGPYGDAGRRYVNWCAQMAVGQNVGVPWIMCQQSNAPQPMINTCNGFYCDQFKPNNPKSPKMWTENWSGWFKLWGGRDPYRTAEDLAFSVARFIQNGGVLNSYYMYHGGTNFGRTAGGPYITTSYDYNAPLDEYGNLNQPKWGHLKQLHEAIKQGERILTNGTVTSKNFWGGVDQTEYTNQGTGERFCFLSNTNMEEANVDLGQDGKYSLPAWSVTILQDCNKEIYNTAKVNTQTSIMVKKLHEEDKPVQLSWTWAPEPMKGVLQGKGRFRATELLEQKETTVDTTDYLWYMTSVNLNETTLKKWTNVTLRVGTRGHALHAYVNKKEIGTQFSKQANAQQSVKGDDYSFLFEKPVTLTSGTNTISLLSATVGLANYGQYYDKKPVGIAEGPVQLVANGKPFMDLTSYQWSYKIGLSGEAKRYNDPHSPHASKFTASDNLPTGRAMTWYKTTFASPSGTEPVVVDLLGMGKGHAWVNGKSLGRFWPTQIADAKGCPDTCDYRGSYNGDKCVTNCGNPSQRWYHIPRSYLNKDGQNTLILFEEVGGNPTNVSFQIVAVETICGNAYEGSTLELSCEGGRTISDIEFASYGDPEGTCGAFMKGSFYATRSAAVVEKACVGKQSCGILVSGETFGLTKRSDIANRLAVQAVCTGYIDNDLESLKNKNNNSKQ; encoded by the exons ATGGATATTTATCTTCGTACAAACGAACCACAGATCTATGTAGAGTTCGTGATAGAGATTCCCATCAACCGTATTGAAG AATCAGAGATGAAGCTGTCAGGTTCTCAGATTGAAATTCTTCTTATTGCGAGTTTAGCATTGCTATGCTCAAGCTCAGCAATAACTGTTGATTATGATTCCAATGCTGTTATCATCAATGGTGAACGGAAAATCATTTTCGCAGGAGCAATTCACTATCCGCGTAGCACGCCTGAG ATGTGGCCAGAGCTATTCCAGAAGGCTAAGGAAGGTGGCATTGATGCTATTGAAACTTATATCTTCTGGGACCGCCATGAGCCTGTCCGCCGGCAG TATTATTTCTCTGGGAATCAGGACATTGTAAAATTCTTTAAGCTCGCTCAAGAAGCTGGACTTCACGTCATTCTCCGGATTGGTCCGTATGTTTGTGCTGAATGGTCATACGG AGGCTTCCCCATGTGGCTACACAACATTCCAGGGATTGAATTGAGAACGGATAATGAGATTTACAAG AATGAGATGCAAATTTTTACCACCAAGATCGTGGACGTGTGCAAAGAAGCAAAGTTGTTTGCACCACAGGGAGGGCCTATAATTTTAGCACAG ATTGAGAATGAATATGGAAACGTTATGGGACCTTATGGAGACGCAGGGAGAAGGTACGTCAATTGGTGTGCACAGATGGCAGTAGGACAGAACGTTGGAGTCCCATGGATTATGTGCCAGCAGTCTAATGCTCCACAACCCATG ATAAATACATGCAATGGATTTTACTGCGACCAGTTCAAGCCAAACAACCCAAAGAGTCCCAAAATGTGGACAGAAAACTGGAGTGGATG GTTCAAGCTTTGGGGTGGCAGAGATCCATATAGAACTGCTGAAGATTTGGCCTTTTCAGTGGCTCGCTTTATCCAAAATGGCGGAGTCTTGAACAGCTATTATATG TATCATGGAGGAACGAATTTTGGACGCACAGCAGGAGGTCCATACATTACAACATCATATGACTACAATGCTCCCCTGGATGAATACG GTAATTTGAATCAGCCCAAGTGGGGTCATCTCAAGCAACTTCACGAAGCTATCAAACAGGGGGAGAGAATTCTCACTAATGGCACCGTGACATCCAAGAATTTCTGGGGCGGGGTCGAT CAAACCGAATACACCAACCAAGGCACTGGAGAGAGATTCTGTTTCTTGAGCAATACAAACATGGAGGAAGCCAATGTAGACTTGGGACAAGATGGGAAGTACTCCTTGCCTGCTTGGTCTGTTACTATTCTTCAAGATTGCAACAAAGAAATTTACAACACTGCAAAGGTTAATACCCAGACCTCAATAATGGTCAAGAAGCTACATGAAGAGGATAAACCAGTTCAACTTTCCTGGACGTGGGCACCAGAACCCATGAAAGGCGTACTCCAAGGAAAGGGTAGATTTAGAGCCACCGAGCTTCTTGAGCAGAAAGAAACAACTGTTGATACTACTGACTATTTGTGGTACATGACTAG TGTTAACCTTAACGAGACAACACTGAAGAAGTGGACTAATGTGACCCTGCGAGTTGGCACAAGAGGCCATGCACTTCATGCTTACGTTAACAAGAAGGAGATAG GAACCCAGTTTTCCAAGCAAGCCAACGCTCAACAATCAGTCAAGGGAGATGATTACAGTTTTCTATTTGAGAAGCCAGTTACTCTCACTTCTGGGACTAACACCATAAGCTTACTCAGTGCCACTGTTGGATTGGCT AATTATGGTcaatattatgataaaaaaccTGTTGGCATTGCTGAAGGCCCCGTCCAGTTGGTAGCAAATGGGAAACCTTTTATGGACTTGACATCATATCAGTGGTCTTACAAG ATTGGGTTGAGCGGTGAGGCCAAAAGATACAATGATCCACATTCACCACATGCCAGTAAATTTACTGCCAGTGATAACCTTCCTACCGGAAGAGCCATGACATGGTACAAG ACCACATTTGCCAGTCCTTCAGGTACTGAACCAGTAGTGGTAGACTTGCTAGGCATGGGCAAAGGGCATGCCTGGGTGAATGGAAAAAGCCTTGGTCGCTTCTGGCCTACGCAAATTGCCGATGCCAAAGGATGCCCTGACACTTGTGACTACCGTGGATCTTATAATGGTGATAAATGTGTGACGAACTGCGGCAATCCTTCTCAAAGATGGTACCATATCCCAAGGTCATACCTTAATAAGGATGGCCAAAACACCTTGATCTTGTTTGAGGAAGTGGGCGGGAACCCTACAAATGTGTCGTTCCAGATTGTTGCTGTCGAGACAATATGTGGAAATGCATATGAAGGAAGCACATTAGAATTGTCATGCGAAGGTGGCAGAACCATCTCAGACATTGAATTCGCCAGCTATGGAGACCCTGAGGGAACATGCGGCGCATTCATGAAGGGCTCCTTCTACGCCACTCGCAGTGCGGCAGTAGTGGAAAAG GCATGTGTTGGGAAACAGAGCTGTGGAATTCTTGTATCAGGTGAAACATTTGGATTAACGAAGCGTTCTGACATTGCCAATAGGCTGGCGGTGCAAGCTGTCTGCACTGGGTACATTGACAACGATCTCGAGTCCCTGAAGAATAAGAATAACAACTCAAAACAATGA